A portion of the Helicobacter jaachi genome contains these proteins:
- a CDS encoding phosphatase PAP2 family protein, whose product MNDKNGSNDKQKSFTESTNIESTKLDSINATESSADSIKSQMEDKIRLLVGVCALALWLYDVELYGDVFRYMPLAFGVAWLVQRRYTPLLYLVITSIVVLGVAYAIKLACVYVANYYAHIVDIELLATFAQRPINGAFNGFPSGHTTSAFIASAFAFRYVSVKWGLFTFVLAALVACARVMGDWHTIIQVVFGGIWGFVGSYCMISLCMWIDKKRQKRL is encoded by the coding sequence ATGAATGATAAAAATGGGAGCAATGATAAACAGAAGTCTTTTACAGAATCTACAAATATAGAATCTACAAAGCTAGATTCTATAAATGCTACAGAATCTAGCGCAGATTCTATAAAATCCCAAATGGAGGATAAAATTCGATTATTGGTGGGAGTGTGCGCACTTGCGCTGTGGCTGTATGATGTGGAGCTATATGGCGATGTGTTTAGATATATGCCTTTAGCCTTTGGCGTGGCATGGCTCGTGCAGAGGCGATATACGCCGCTTTTGTATCTTGTGATAACAAGCATTGTAGTGCTAGGTGTGGCTTATGCAATAAAGCTCGCTTGCGTGTATGTGGCTAATTATTATGCGCATATAGTTGATATAGAGCTTTTAGCTACTTTTGCGCAGCGCCCCATTAATGGCGCATTTAATGGCTTCCCAAGTGGGCATACGACCTCTGCGTTTATCGCCTCTGCGTTTGCGTTTCGATATGTGAGTGTGAAATGGGGTTTATTTACATTTGTTTTGGCTGCGTTAGTGGCTTGCGCGCGTGTCATGGGTGATTGGCATACGATTATTCAAGTGGTTTTTGGGGGGATTTGGGGTTTTGTGGGGAGTTATTGTATGATAAGTTTGTGTATGTGGATTGACAAAAAGCGGCAAAAAAGGCTATAA
- a CDS encoding TonB-dependent receptor plug domain-containing protein: MRFAFFCAMCLGALVSFAKDLETHSLTPLIASENISNSGDVGVIDDMFLQNTQAQNLKEIFAKNADTQVGGGAQIAQKLYVRNIEDRMFRMHIDGIAQGGNLFHHQGNMQLSPFLIKNIEIQKGLADVEYGAGALFGGINITTKNAFDMLKNNNYGALVSLGGQSNRGINTAVAAYGKIIENLGLLASYDFDDTPYYRDGDGRKVLTSPSQSHNALFKLTYMPKNGHSLNLNYHFNHLDSIAPFAANVLTASNPTLFDNALNAHNAGLKYDYASEDFAFFINSYYAHKSLSLSPRTTLQAVHEEESAMDLSLAHLGSDVMFKHYFGEARHNIKYGLNYQLISTKAHNLTQEQLAHNNRGYEQGAVYGGFIGAEFYLLDSIMFALGSRYDTFSYKDKFALKHNTSGFSPYAILQYAPFANMSFKLKYNYNTRGAMPQDISLLSNAHALIRPLRAENLHNAEFNIDYDNSVFSTHLGLYHQQLKHFINSYANSGAAHEHNHAGEHTHEDMYRQNTPDSIKIIGYEASAGLDFDMITFHMGIAQSFPTFKQRLITDTFELAAVSGRSYSASVGLRPFSAAPQFEILYLARFIESINYQGYNLYYNDLDSVHKGAYNTHNLYLSYLFKHAQLKVAFLNLTNQTYISATSPLKELFAKESGVGIYEPGFSAKVQVAFWF; this comes from the coding sequence ATGAGATTTGCATTTTTTTGCGCCATGTGTTTGGGTGCGTTAGTTAGTTTTGCTAAAGATTTAGAGACCCATTCGCTCACACCTCTAATAGCTAGTGAAAATATCTCAAATAGCGGTGATGTAGGCGTTATCGATGATATGTTTTTGCAAAATACACAAGCACAGAATCTAAAAGAGATATTTGCCAAAAATGCCGATACGCAAGTGGGCGGTGGCGCGCAAATCGCCCAAAAGCTTTATGTGCGTAATATCGAAGATAGAATGTTCCGCATGCATATTGATGGCATTGCGCAGGGAGGGAATTTGTTTCATCATCAAGGCAATATGCAACTCTCGCCCTTTTTAATTAAAAACATTGAAATACAAAAAGGTTTAGCAGATGTAGAATATGGCGCTGGGGCGTTATTTGGTGGTATTAATATTACCACTAAAAATGCGTTTGATATGCTTAAAAATAACAATTATGGCGCGCTTGTAAGCCTTGGAGGGCAAAGCAATCGCGGTATTAATACTGCTGTGGCTGCTTATGGCAAAATAATAGAGAATCTAGGCTTGCTAGCAAGCTATGATTTTGATGATACGCCATATTATCGCGATGGAGATGGGCGCAAGGTGCTTACTTCGCCTAGTCAATCTCACAACGCGCTTTTTAAGCTCACATATATGCCAAAAAATGGGCATAGCCTTAATCTCAACTATCATTTTAATCATCTAGATTCTATCGCGCCCTTTGCGGCAAATGTGCTTACTGCTAGTAATCCCACACTTTTTGATAATGCCCTAAATGCGCACAATGCAGGGCTAAAGTATGATTATGCAAGTGAGGATTTTGCGTTTTTTATTAATTCATATTATGCACACAAATCACTTAGCCTCTCTCCGCGCACCACACTGCAAGCAGTGCATGAAGAAGAGAGCGCCATGGATTTATCCTTAGCGCATTTGGGGAGTGATGTGATGTTTAAACATTACTTTGGAGAGGCGCGCCATAATATAAAATATGGGCTTAATTATCAGCTTATCTCCACTAAAGCGCATAATCTCACACAAGAGCAGCTTGCACATAATAATCGTGGATATGAGCAAGGAGCGGTTTATGGAGGGTTTATAGGAGCGGAATTTTATCTTTTAGATTCTATAATGTTTGCTCTAGGCTCGCGCTATGATACATTCTCCTACAAAGATAAATTCGCGCTCAAACATAACACAAGCGGCTTTAGCCCCTATGCGATATTGCAATATGCGCCATTTGCAAATATGAGTTTTAAGCTTAAATATAATTACAACACACGCGGCGCAATGCCTCAAGATATATCGCTCCTTAGCAATGCCCATGCGCTTATCCGCCCACTTCGCGCAGAAAATCTCCATAATGCAGAGTTTAACATCGATTATGACAATAGCGTTTTTAGCACGCATCTTGGGCTATATCATCAGCAATTAAAGCATTTTATTAATAGCTATGCAAATAGTGGCGCAGCCCATGAGCATAATCACGCCGGAGAGCATACGCATGAAGATATGTATAGGCAAAATACGCCAGATTCTATAAAAATCATAGGATATGAGGCAAGTGCGGGCTTGGATTTTGATATGATTACCTTTCATATGGGTATAGCGCAGAGTTTTCCTACCTTTAAGCAAAGGCTTATTACTGATACTTTTGAGCTAGCTGCAGTGAGTGGGAGAAGCTATAGTGCGAGTGTGGGTTTGCGCCCATTTAGCGCCGCGCCACAATTTGAAATCCTCTATCTTGCGCGTTTTATAGAATCTATAAACTATCAGGGCTATAATTTGTATTATAACGACTTAGATTCTGTGCATAAAGGCGCGTATAATACGCATAATCTCTACTTGAGTTATCTATTTAAACATGCGCAGCTAAAAGTAGCATTTTTAAATCTTACCAATCAAACTTACATTAGCGCTACTTCGCCGCTTAAAGAGCTTTTTGCTAAAGAAAGCGGTGTGGGCATATATGAGCCGGGCTTTAGCGCAAAAGTGCAAGTGGCGTTTTGGTTTTGA
- a CDS encoding tyrosine-type recombinase/integrase — protein MKYPLNYKDEFGATLLFWITRFVRYKLTTLSNHQVHDKASILEAINALNNDEIDSIDKLDNLCKSVRKAGLIGINTYSIPLIKLYIFLTQSEFRAKFDSMERIDEEVLSDFLSVETSTLSNASKKNYRIALIGLFSYIDKQNEYDGKSYVYDITLKINALQGKSGQKLPAFLSQSELEQFLQAIDNAELGQKVAARNKLIIKLIVYTGIRVSEALNLRRKDIFPAQDCYLLQIKGKGNKPRVAMIRKNHIQSLLDAWLTQRLALSPKYDLLFCNMKGAALTQSYVYKNVEQILMQAGIRKEKNGAHMLRHSFATLLYQQKRDLVMVQEALGHSDLNTSRIYTHFDKERLREVMGVMDNVGQEEDSNSN, from the coding sequence ATGAAATATCCACTTAATTATAAAGATGAGTTTGGCGCGACATTGCTCTTTTGGATTACGCGCTTTGTGCGCTACAAGCTCACTACATTATCTAATCATCAAGTGCATGATAAAGCTAGTATCCTAGAAGCCATTAATGCGCTTAATAATGATGAGATAGATTCTATAGATAAGTTAGATAATCTCTGCAAAAGCGTGAGAAAGGCTGGTTTAATAGGCATTAACACCTACTCTATTCCATTAATTAAACTCTACATATTTCTCACGCAGAGCGAATTTAGGGCGAAGTTTGATAGTATGGAGCGCATTGATGAGGAGGTTTTGAGTGATTTTTTGAGCGTGGAGACTAGCACACTTTCAAATGCGAGCAAGAAAAACTATCGCATAGCGCTCATTGGGCTTTTTAGCTATATTGATAAGCAAAATGAGTATGATGGTAAATCCTATGTGTATGATATTACGCTTAAAATTAACGCCCTGCAGGGCAAAAGTGGGCAGAAACTCCCCGCATTTCTAAGCCAAAGCGAGCTAGAGCAGTTTTTGCAAGCTATTGATAACGCAGAGCTAGGGCAGAAAGTGGCTGCGCGCAATAAACTTATTATTAAACTCATCGTTTATACGGGCATACGCGTGAGCGAGGCTCTAAACCTGCGCAGAAAGGATATATTCCCCGCGCAAGATTGTTATTTATTGCAGATTAAGGGCAAGGGCAATAAGCCGCGCGTGGCAATGATACGCAAAAATCACATTCAAAGCCTGCTAGATGCGTGGCTTACGCAGCGGCTAGCCCTAAGTCCAAAATATGATTTGCTGTTTTGTAATATGAAAGGTGCCGCGCTTACCCAAAGCTATGTGTATAAAAATGTGGAGCAAATCCTTATGCAAGCGGGCATTCGTAAGGAAAAAAATGGCGCGCATATGCTGCGGCACTCCTTTGCTACCCTGCTCTATCAGCAAAAGCGTGATTTGGTTATGGTGCAAGAGGCGCTTGGGCATTCAGACTTAAACACTAGCCGCATTTATACGCATTTTGATAAAGAGCGTTTGCGCGAAGTTATGGGCGTTATGGATAATGTGGGGCAGGAGGAGGATTCTAATAGCAATTAG
- a CDS encoding YhcH/YjgK/YiaL family protein, translating into MALIGKAKDLDWFFLTFSALQEVQAYILDALNPAHSVHKRILALSIKPNEQRCEISYPLAQGIRAIEQSYYLKSVKEAFLETHRIYVDFQLIVAGYEYVCVGDRSTFCVKTPYDEAKDLIVYENDIESSTLDSILPNMRYKSKPKGISEHSTNRTLLRLEAGDLAIFFPDDVHAGALEPNLQPLQSPLNHAEQSILPISSATPPTSAPRILPIKKSVLKVPLALFTP; encoded by the coding sequence ATGGCACTCATAGGCAAGGCAAAAGATTTGGATTGGTTTTTTCTCACATTTAGCGCACTGCAAGAAGTGCAAGCCTATATCTTAGACGCGCTTAATCCTGCGCATAGCGTACATAAGCGCATTTTGGCACTCTCAATCAAGCCCAATGAGCAAAGATGTGAAATATCTTATCCGCTAGCGCAGGGTATTCGCGCCATTGAGCAGAGCTATTATCTTAAAAGCGTGAAAGAAGCATTTTTAGAAACACATCGCATTTATGTAGATTTTCAACTTATCGTAGCAGGCTATGAATATGTATGCGTGGGCGATAGAAGCACATTTTGTGTCAAAACGCCCTATGATGAGGCAAAAGATTTGATTGTGTATGAAAATGATATAGAATCTAGCACTTTAGATTCTATACTGCCAAATATGCGCTATAAGAGCAAACCTAAGGGCATTAGCGAGCATTCAACTAATCGCACTTTATTACGCTTAGAGGCGGGGGATTTAGCCATATTTTTCCCAGATGATGTGCATGCGGGCGCTTTAGAGCCAAATTTGCAACCTCTACAATCTCCCCTAAATCACGCGGAGCAATCCATTTTGCCTATTTCGTCCGCTACTCCCCCTACTTCTGCTCCCCGCATTTTGCCCATTAAAAAAAGCGTGTTAAAAGTCCCTTTAGCGTTATTCACGCCTTAA
- the ligA gene encoding NAD-dependent DNA ligase LigA has protein sequence MTEQEYHTQVQILKKMAYHYYVLDEPIATDEEYDSLYHKILHFENLHPALIDKSSPTQRVGDTPLESFSKNAHLMRMWSLEDVFNNNEFMEWVQRIYKSCPQASFTCSPKFDGASLNLLYREGKLVSATTRGDGIMGELVTHNARTIRSIPLEIDFKDEIEIRGEVVIAKDDFEFINKERLSENQSLFANPRNAAAGSLRQLDAKITAKRKLRFMPWGIGAGLGEFKSFYEALKGIAHFGFAPLPFLTHCKDISDIQSVYASLLAQRNDYPIMLDGMVIMLDEIPLQEQLGWTIKSPRFACAYKFPAIEKSSQILSVSLQVGRTGVITPVAELEPVEIEGAMIARASLHNFSEIERKDIRIGDRVIIIRSGDVIPKIIKPLVSLRDGTQKPIVKPTHCPVCGEELLIEEIFIKCQNLSCQARVIESIIHFASKKALNIDGLGEKIVIQLYDNKIIQNIKDIYALNLEQLLALEGWQEKRAQNLINAIQHTKGVELWRFINALGIEHIGEGASKKLARAFGERVFYLQKEEILSLEGFGEEMADSLIEFNHANKALIAQLLEIIKPTMQSVPIETHHMFYGKSIVLTGALSKPRDEIGALLESKGAKISSSVSKKTDFVICGENAGSKFDKAKALQIPILSESELFELLDS, from the coding sequence ATGACAGAGCAAGAATACCACACTCAAGTGCAGATTCTAAAAAAAATGGCTTATCATTATTATGTGCTTGATGAGCCAATCGCCACTGATGAGGAGTATGATAGCCTCTATCATAAAATATTACATTTTGAGAATTTGCACCCTGCACTTATTGATAAAAGCTCTCCCACACAGCGCGTGGGCGATACGCCTTTAGAATCTTTTAGCAAAAATGCGCATTTGATGCGTATGTGGAGCTTAGAAGATGTGTTTAATAATAATGAATTCATGGAGTGGGTGCAGCGGATTTATAAGAGCTGCCCGCAGGCAAGCTTTACTTGCTCGCCAAAATTTGATGGTGCAAGCTTAAATCTTTTATACCGCGAGGGCAAGTTGGTTAGCGCAACTACGCGGGGCGATGGGATTATGGGCGAGCTTGTTACGCACAATGCAAGGACTATTAGGAGCATTCCGCTAGAGATTGATTTTAAAGATGAAATTGAGATACGCGGCGAAGTGGTGATAGCTAAAGATGATTTTGAGTTTATAAACAAAGAGCGATTGAGTGAAAATCAAAGCCTTTTTGCTAATCCCAGAAATGCCGCAGCGGGTAGTTTAAGGCAGCTTGATGCCAAAATTACTGCCAAACGCAAGCTGCGCTTTATGCCATGGGGGATTGGCGCGGGGCTAGGGGAGTTTAAGAGTTTTTATGAGGCATTAAAAGGCATTGCGCATTTTGGCTTTGCGCCACTGCCATTTTTAACGCACTGCAAGGATATTAGCGATATTCAAAGCGTTTATGCAAGCCTACTTGCGCAGCGCAATGATTATCCTATAATGCTTGATGGAATGGTGATTATGCTTGATGAAATCCCTTTGCAAGAGCAGTTGGGATGGACGATTAAATCGCCTCGTTTTGCGTGTGCGTATAAATTTCCAGCTATTGAAAAAAGCTCGCAGATTCTATCTGTGAGCCTGCAAGTGGGGCGTACGGGTGTGATTACGCCTGTAGCGGAGCTAGAGCCTGTGGAGATTGAGGGAGCGATGATTGCGCGTGCGAGTTTGCATAATTTTAGCGAGATTGAGCGTAAAGACATTCGCATAGGCGATAGGGTGATTATTATTCGTAGCGGTGATGTGATACCTAAGATTATTAAGCCGCTAGTATCTTTGCGCGATGGCACGCAAAAGCCCATTGTGAAACCCACGCATTGCCCTGTGTGCGGTGAAGAGCTGCTTATAGAGGAGATTTTTATCAAATGTCAAAATCTTAGCTGTCAAGCGCGCGTTATAGAATCTATTATCCATTTTGCGTCCAAAAAAGCCCTAAATATCGATGGTTTGGGTGAAAAAATAGTCATTCAGCTCTATGATAATAAAATTATTCAAAATATTAAGGATATTTACGCGCTAAACCTAGAGCAGCTGCTTGCGCTAGAGGGCTGGCAAGAAAAGCGCGCGCAAAATCTCATTAATGCCATACAACACACTAAAGGCGTGGAGCTGTGGCGATTTATAAACGCGCTAGGGATTGAGCATATTGGCGAGGGTGCGAGCAAAAAGCTAGCGCGTGCGTTTGGAGAGAGGGTCTTTTACCTGCAAAAAGAGGAGATTTTGAGCCTTGAGGGCTTTGGGGAGGAGATGGCAGATTCACTTATTGAGTTTAATCACGCTAATAAGGCGCTTATAGCGCAGTTGCTTGAGATTATTAAGCCAACTATGCAAAGCGTGCCTATAGAAACTCATCATATGTTTTATGGTAAAAGTATTGTCCTAACAGGCGCGCTTAGCAAGCCACGCGATGAGATAGGCGCACTTTTAGAATCTAAGGGCGCTAAGATAAGCTCAAGTGTGAGTAAAAAGACGGATTTTGTCATCTGTGGGGAGAATGCGGGGAGTAAATTTGATAAGGCTAAGGCTTTGCAAATCCCTATTTTAAGCGAAAGTGAGCTTTTTGAGCTGTTAGATTCCTAG
- a CDS encoding chemotaxis protein, producing MKEKQNSIDKTTSLHLNNEVQFLCFTLEEEKDGVSQLYAMNVFKIREIIYYDNELTQTAGDNSGIVLGYLTVRDETIPLVDMRRWLYYSKDHPERDLTPYSLNTKKSLVIICSFSNNTVGLKIMNVKRIIHKSWADINVGSEYGIDGDSKITATTKYDDGSVIQILDVERMLTEAFPSGNTANELELNDLKGISSDKVILLAEDSKPAAKSLQKIIEKLDLKYFTFPNGKALLDYLHNPGVAHNIGAIITDLEMPVMSGFEVLKRIKETPATCHIPVIINSSMSSDSNHQMAEQLHADGFISKSHPAEIEQALRQILSNVNL from the coding sequence TTGAAAGAGAAGCAAAACTCAATTGATAAAACAACTTCCCTACATCTCAATAACGAAGTGCAATTTTTATGCTTTACGCTAGAAGAGGAAAAAGATGGCGTAAGCCAACTTTATGCCATGAATGTCTTTAAAATCCGCGAGATTATCTATTATGATAATGAACTCACCCAAACAGCGGGCGATAATAGCGGCATCGTGCTAGGCTATCTCACCGTGCGCGATGAGACTATTCCGCTTGTGGATATGCGCCGCTGGCTTTATTATAGTAAAGACCACCCCGAGCGCGATTTAACGCCCTATTCGCTTAATACCAAAAAGAGCCTAGTGATAATTTGTAGCTTTTCAAATAACACCGTGGGGCTAAAGATTATGAATGTCAAGCGCATTATTCACAAAAGCTGGGCGGATATCAATGTGGGTTCGGAATATGGCATAGATGGAGATTCTAAAATCACGGCTACCACCAAATATGATGATGGCTCTGTGATACAAATCCTTGATGTCGAGCGAATGCTTACAGAAGCCTTTCCAAGCGGCAATACTGCTAATGAGCTTGAACTTAACGACCTCAAAGGCATTTCAAGCGATAAAGTTATCCTTTTGGCTGAAGATTCTAAGCCTGCGGCTAAATCTTTGCAAAAAATCATTGAAAAACTAGATTTAAAATATTTCACTTTCCCCAATGGTAAAGCATTGCTTGATTATTTGCATAATCCGGGCGTGGCACATAATATCGGCGCGATTATCACAGACTTAGAAATGCCTGTAATGTCAGGCTTTGAAGTGCTAAAGCGCATTAAAGAAACGCCCGCAACTTGCCATATCCCTGTGATTATTAATTCATCAATGAGCAGCGATAGTAATCATCAAATGGCAGAGCAGCTACACGCTGATGGATTTATTAGTAAATCTCACCCCGCAGAAATCGAGCAAGCCCTGCGACAGATTCTATCGAATGTCAATCTCTAA
- the aspS gene encoding aspartate--tRNA ligase codes for MLRTHLCAALTEEHITEEVQVCGWCNTYRDHGGVIFIDLRDKSGIVQLVCDPSSEAHHIAASVRDEYVLIAKGKVRARGEGLQNPKLKTGNIEIVLSSLIIENKSPTPPIAIGDESVNEELRLKYRYLDLRAPKAYNIFQMRSSVAITARNSLHNMGFLEIETPILTKATPEGARDYLVPSRVHQGEFYALPQSPQLFKQLLMVGGFDRYFQIAKCFRDEDLRADRQPEFTQIDVEMSFCEQEDVIKVAETLLRDIFSACGVQIHTPFRRLSYSTAMETYGSDKPDLRFDMPLVEVADLFIESSNDIFKHIALDSKTNRIKALCVKNGDNFFTRKSLTQAEEFVRKFGAKGLAYIQVKSDELKGPLVKFISQTALDELISRVGAEVGDIIFFGAGAKKIVWDYMGRLRLKIGADMGLIDENAYEFLWVVDFPMFEREDGVTKALHHPFTMPKDLDKQDIEDIESIAYDVVLNGIELGGGSMRIHKDSIQKRIFELLGISAQEAQDKFGFLLEALSYGAPPHGGFAIGFDRLIMLLSKAQSIRDVIAFPKTQKASCPLTSAPSAVGTEQLNELHIRVKSAT; via the coding sequence ATGTTAAGAACCCATTTGTGTGCAGCATTGACAGAGGAGCATATCACAGAAGAAGTGCAAGTATGCGGCTGGTGCAATACCTACCGAGACCATGGTGGTGTGATATTTATTGATTTGCGCGATAAGAGTGGCATTGTGCAGCTTGTGTGCGACCCAAGCAGTGAGGCGCATCACATTGCCGCAAGTGTGCGCGATGAATATGTCCTTATCGCTAAAGGCAAAGTGCGCGCTAGAGGCGAGGGATTACAGAATCCAAAGCTTAAAACGGGCAATATTGAAATTGTGCTTTCCTCGCTTATTATTGAAAACAAATCCCCTACCCCACCCATAGCCATAGGCGATGAGAGCGTAAATGAGGAGCTGCGCCTAAAATACCGCTATCTAGATTTGCGTGCGCCTAAGGCGTATAATATCTTTCAAATGCGCTCCAGTGTCGCTATCACCGCGCGCAATAGTTTGCATAATATGGGCTTTCTTGAAATTGAAACGCCAATTTTAACCAAAGCCACGCCAGAGGGAGCTAGAGACTATCTTGTCCCCTCGCGCGTGCATCAAGGCGAGTTTTATGCCCTGCCTCAAAGCCCCCAGCTTTTCAAGCAGCTGCTTATGGTAGGCGGCTTTGATAGATATTTTCAAATCGCTAAATGCTTTAGGGACGAGGATTTGCGCGCAGATAGGCAGCCAGAATTCACTCAAATTGATGTAGAAATGAGCTTTTGTGAGCAAGAAGATGTCATAAAAGTCGCAGAAACGCTGCTTAGAGATATTTTTAGCGCGTGCGGTGTGCAGATACATACGCCCTTTCGCCGCTTAAGCTATAGTACTGCTATGGAAACTTATGGCAGCGATAAGCCTGATTTGCGCTTTGATATGCCGCTTGTGGAGGTAGCAGATTTATTTATAGAATCTAGCAATGACATTTTTAAACATATCGCACTAGATTCTAAAACAAACCGCATAAAAGCCCTCTGCGTGAAAAATGGTGATAATTTTTTCACGCGTAAAAGCCTCACCCAAGCAGAAGAATTCGTGCGCAAATTTGGCGCAAAAGGGCTAGCCTACATTCAAGTTAAAAGCGATGAGCTTAAAGGTCCTTTGGTGAAATTTATCTCACAAACGGCGCTAGATGAGCTTATTTCGCGCGTGGGTGCGGAAGTTGGTGATATTATATTTTTTGGTGCGGGAGCAAAAAAAATAGTGTGGGATTATATGGGGAGGCTGCGGCTTAAAATCGGCGCGGATATGGGCTTAATCGATGAAAATGCGTATGAATTTTTGTGGGTGGTTGATTTTCCTATGTTTGAGCGTGAAGATGGCGTTACTAAGGCACTTCATCACCCTTTCACGATGCCCAAAGATTTAGACAAGCAAGATATTGAAGATATAGAATCTATTGCCTATGATGTCGTGCTAAATGGCATTGAGCTAGGCGGGGGCAGTATGAGAATCCACAAAGATTCTATACAAAAGCGTATATTTGAGTTGCTCGGCATAAGCGCGCAAGAGGCACAAGATAAATTTGGCTTTTTGCTTGAAGCCTTAAGCTATGGCGCTCCGCCTCATGGGGGCTTTGCCATTGGCTTTGATAGGCTTATTATGCTTTTAAGCAAAGCCCAAAGTATCCGCGATGTGATTGCTTTCCCCAAAACGCAGAAAGCATCTTGCCCGCTCACATCTGCACCGAGCGCTGTTGGCACAGAGCAGCTTAATGAGCTGCATATTCGTGTAAAATCAGCCACATAA
- the obgE gene encoding GTPase ObgE → MFVDSVDIFIASGKGGAGAVSFRREKFVLQGGPDGGDGGDGGDVYVEVDNNADTLSKFRGVRHYKAKNGQPGASKRCHGKRGADISIKVPLGTQILDFDTQELICDMNTYPKRTLLLKGGKGGLGNAHFKNATNQAPTYAQSGKSAQERHIQLELKLIADVGLVGYPNVGKSTLISVLSNAKPRVADYEFTTLVPNLGVVNVGDYRSFVVADIPGIIEGASEGKGLGLAFLKHIERTAMLLLVLDVAREQDIASQFEHLRQELYNFSSHLAARPFGIVLSKSDTQGADSMHEVFAHFVELFPHFHIENDVAIAPKIQDNTLRDNALPRFILPISSATNYHIAELKTLLAKNL, encoded by the coding sequence ATGTTTGTAGATAGCGTGGATATATTTATTGCCTCTGGCAAGGGTGGTGCTGGGGCTGTGAGCTTTAGGCGAGAAAAGTTCGTCTTGCAAGGCGGACCTGATGGCGGCGATGGCGGCGATGGCGGCGATGTGTATGTGGAAGTGGATAATAATGCAGATACACTTTCTAAATTTCGCGGTGTGCGGCATTATAAGGCTAAAAATGGGCAGCCGGGCGCTTCAAAGCGTTGCCATGGCAAAAGGGGTGCTGATATAAGCATTAAAGTGCCGCTTGGCACGCAAATATTGGACTTTGATACGCAAGAGCTGATATGCGATATGAATACTTATCCTAAACGCACACTTTTGCTCAAAGGCGGCAAGGGCGGGCTTGGTAATGCGCATTTTAAAAACGCCACTAATCAAGCGCCAACTTACGCTCAAAGCGGCAAAAGCGCTCAAGAGCGACATATCCAGCTTGAGCTTAAACTTATTGCAGATGTTGGGCTTGTGGGCTATCCAAATGTGGGCAAATCCACGCTTATTTCCGTGCTATCAAATGCAAAGCCGCGCGTGGCTGATTATGAATTTACCACGCTTGTGCCAAATCTAGGCGTGGTGAATGTGGGCGATTATCGCTCCTTTGTCGTGGCGGATATTCCGGGCATTATAGAGGGTGCGAGTGAGGGGAAGGGCTTAGGGCTAGCGTTTTTAAAGCATATTGAGCGCACAGCGATGCTGCTTCTTGTGCTTGATGTGGCGCGCGAGCAGGATATTGCAAGTCAATTTGAGCATTTAAGGCAGGAATTATATAACTTTTCATCGCATCTAGCGGCGCGCCCTTTTGGCATTGTGCTAAGCAAAAGCGATACGCAGGGAGCAGATTCTATGCATGAAGTTTTTGCGCATTTTGTAGAGCTTTTCCCACATTTTCATATAGAAAATGATGTAGCCATTGCGCCTAAGATACAGGATAATACTTTGCGCGATAATGCTTTGCCACGCTTTATTTTGCCTATTTCAAGCGCGACAAATTATCACATTGCAGAACTTAAAACGCTTTTAGCTAAAAATTTATAG
- the rpmA gene encoding 50S ribosomal protein L27, with amino-acid sequence MAHKKGQGSTQNNRDSAGRRLGVKKFGSQFVRAGNIIIRQRGTKVHPGDNVGLGKDHTIYALIDGVVKFSHKDKHRQKVSVIPAS; translated from the coding sequence ATGGCACACAAGAAAGGGCAGGGCAGCACTCAAAACAATCGTGATTCCGCAGGGCGACGCTTGGGCGTTAAGAAATTTGGCTCGCAATTTGTTCGCGCAGGGAATATAATCATTCGCCAACGCGGCACAAAAGTCCATCCGGGCGATAATGTAGGCTTGGGTAAAGACCACACTATCTATGCACTCATCGATGGTGTAGTGAAGTTTAGCCATAAAGATAAACATCGTCAAAAAGTCTCTGTAATCCCCGCTTCGTAA
- the rplU gene encoding 50S ribosomal protein L21: MYAIFKNGGKQYKVIEGSIVLLDKMSLEPKSKIELNEILAIVNGDKANIGTPFVKGAKIEAEVINEGRGKKVVTFKKRRRKDSKTKRGFRRDFTRVRILKIIEK, from the coding sequence ATGTATGCTATATTTAAGAATGGAGGCAAGCAATACAAGGTTATTGAGGGAAGTATCGTGCTTCTTGATAAAATGAGCCTTGAGCCAAAGTCAAAAATCGAATTGAACGAGATTTTAGCCATTGTAAATGGAGATAAGGCTAACATCGGCACACCTTTTGTTAAGGGCGCTAAGATTGAGGCTGAAGTTATCAACGAGGGCAGGGGCAAAAAGGTCGTTACATTCAAAAAACGCAGAAGAAAAGATAGCAAGACAAAAAGAGGCTTTAGACGCGACTTTACGCGTGTGAGGATTCTCAAAATCATAGAAAAATAA